In Terriglobia bacterium, a single genomic region encodes these proteins:
- a CDS encoding type II toxin-antitoxin system VapC family toxin — MIDASAVLKSLLAETDSAPADALIASHRDGSSSLIAPDLIVAEVGNALWKRCEIRRQITAREAREAFTDFLALGVLLHPSAALAGAAMNIAIREHHPIYDCFYIALAEQASCAFVTADEKLRTKFRRHSIIGLSSFTR, encoded by the coding sequence GTGATCGACGCCAGCGCGGTGCTGAAGTCCTTACTTGCGGAAACCGACAGCGCTCCAGCCGATGCATTAATTGCGAGTCATCGCGACGGATCTTCGTCACTCATCGCCCCCGATCTCATTGTGGCTGAGGTCGGCAATGCACTGTGGAAACGCTGCGAAATCCGGAGGCAGATCACAGCTCGTGAGGCCCGCGAGGCATTCACCGATTTCCTTGCGCTGGGAGTGCTTCTTCATCCATCTGCAGCGCTGGCCGGTGCAGCCATGAACATCGCAATCAGGGAGCATCATCCGATCTATGACTGTTTCTACATTGCTTTGGCGGAGCAGGCGAGTTGCGCTTTCGTAACTGCGGATGAAAAACTTCGCACAAAATTTAGGCGCCACTCCATCATCGGTCTGAGCAGCTTCACAAGATGA
- a CDS encoding electron transfer flavoprotein-ubiquinone oxidoreductase: MITFRNPLEGIERPQMEADVVIVGGGPAGLACALRLSQLIDEHNAKHPDAQLSKENIYVLEKAREIGQHCLSGALLDPRSMRELLPDFEKEAPLDAPVTKEAVYFLTKTGKFKFPITPPPMRDHGNYVISLNRFAKWMGEKVEATGITIFTGFAGSELLIEGDHVVGVRTDDKGVDKTGQQKGNFEPGYDLKAKVVILAEGTRGSLTKQLIARFQLDKDGNPQTYGVGVKELWEVPAGRIAPGEVIYTMGWPLTSREYGGAWIYGGKDNVVSLGFVTGLDYPDPRLDPQRVLQEFKKHPFSARLLEGGRMVRYGAKSLPYGGWWAIPPVAGDGWMILGDSAGFLNSQRLKGVHLAIKSGMLAAETVMDAMSTNNFSKNTLNLYASRVEKSWIKQELWPVRNFHQGFEHGFWHGMVHAAIQQVSGGRGLHEKYGCEAGHRRLKKLATLPNDGGAEAGLLGNAKGDGKLTFDKLTDLYHSGTKHEEDQPAHLVIHDTNLCNTRCVTEFGNPCQHFCPANVYEMVDASDLPNGKQIHLNPSNCVHCKTCDIMDPYEIITWVPPEGGGGPNYDGM, from the coding sequence ATGATCACGTTCCGCAATCCTCTCGAAGGCATCGAGCGCCCCCAAATGGAGGCCGATGTCGTCATCGTCGGCGGAGGGCCCGCCGGCTTGGCCTGTGCCCTCCGGCTCTCTCAACTCATTGACGAACACAATGCGAAACATCCGGATGCGCAGCTCAGCAAGGAGAACATCTACGTTCTCGAGAAGGCGCGTGAGATCGGGCAGCATTGTCTCTCCGGCGCGCTGCTCGATCCGCGCTCCATGCGCGAACTGCTTCCCGACTTCGAAAAAGAAGCTCCGCTGGACGCGCCGGTCACGAAAGAAGCGGTTTACTTCCTGACCAAGACCGGCAAATTCAAGTTCCCGATCACCCCGCCGCCAATGCGCGACCACGGTAACTACGTGATCTCGCTCAACCGCTTCGCCAAGTGGATGGGCGAAAAAGTCGAGGCCACCGGCATCACCATTTTCACCGGGTTTGCCGGCTCGGAGTTGCTGATCGAAGGCGATCATGTTGTCGGCGTTCGAACCGATGACAAGGGCGTGGACAAGACCGGTCAGCAGAAAGGGAACTTCGAGCCCGGATACGACCTGAAGGCGAAAGTCGTCATTCTTGCCGAGGGCACGCGCGGCTCCCTTACCAAGCAGCTCATCGCCCGGTTCCAACTCGACAAGGACGGCAATCCGCAGACCTACGGGGTCGGGGTGAAAGAACTGTGGGAAGTGCCCGCGGGGCGGATCGCGCCAGGCGAGGTCATCTACACGATGGGTTGGCCGCTGACCTCGCGCGAGTATGGCGGCGCCTGGATCTACGGCGGCAAGGACAACGTCGTATCGCTCGGCTTCGTCACGGGCCTTGACTATCCCGACCCGCGCCTCGACCCGCAGCGCGTGCTGCAGGAATTCAAGAAGCATCCGTTTAGTGCCAGGCTGCTCGAGGGCGGACGCATGGTGCGCTACGGCGCTAAGTCGCTGCCCTACGGCGGATGGTGGGCGATTCCGCCGGTTGCCGGCGATGGCTGGATGATCCTCGGCGACTCCGCCGGCTTCCTGAACTCACAGCGGTTGAAGGGCGTTCACCTGGCGATCAAGAGTGGCATGCTGGCGGCGGAAACCGTGATGGACGCAATGTCCACCAACAACTTCAGCAAGAACACGCTCAATCTCTACGCCAGCCGGGTGGAAAAAAGCTGGATCAAGCAGGAGCTCTGGCCGGTGCGCAATTTCCATCAAGGCTTCGAGCACGGCTTCTGGCACGGCATGGTCCACGCCGCCATCCAGCAGGTCAGCGGCGGACGCGGCCTGCACGAAAAATACGGGTGCGAAGCCGGGCATCGCCGTCTGAAAAAACTGGCTACCCTGCCGAACGACGGCGGCGCCGAAGCCGGCCTGCTCGGCAATGCCAAGGGCGACGGCAAACTGACTTTCGACAAGCTTACCGACCTCTATCACTCCGGTACCAAGCACGAGGAAGACCAACCCGCTCACCTGGTGATTCACGACACCAACCTCTGCAATACCCGTTGCGTCACCGAGTTCGGTAACCCCTGCCAGCACTTCTGCCCGGCCAACGTTTACGAGATGGTGGATGCCAGCGACCTCCCCAACGGCAAGCAGATCCACCTCAACCCGTCGAACTGCGTGCACTGCAAGACCTGCGACATCATGGATCCCTACGAGATCATCACCTGGGTTCCACCCGAGGGCGGCGGCGGGCCGAATTACGACGGCATGTAG